In Terriglobia bacterium, the genomic stretch TTTGATCATGTGAAAATAATCCGCGGGAACAGCGGCGCGGAGGCCGGCGAACCCCCCGACTCGATCCAGGCCAATGAAAGTGAGGACCACAGCACCGGCAATCAGGATGAGGGTCTGTACCAGGTCCGTGTAAATTACAGCCGCGAGTCCTCCCGCGACCGTGTACACGCCGGTGGCAATGACCAGAATCACCGCGGCGGTCAGCGGACTCCATCCCACGACGCGTTCCAGCACCACCGCCGCCGCGTAAAGATGCACGGAAATCTTTGTGAAGACATAAGCGATGATGGAGATGCTGGCGAGGTAAACCGCACATTGCCGGCTGAACCTCCGCTCCAGGAATTCCGGCATCGTGAAAACGTTCGATCGAAGATAGAACGGGACGAAGACCCAGCCGAGAATCAGCAGGATCATGCAGGCCAGCCATTCGAAATGGCCGACGGCCAAACCTGAAGTTGCCCCCGAGCCGGCCAGTCCAATGAAGTGCTCGGTGGAAATATTGGAGACGAACAGGGAGGCGCCGATCGCGAACCATCCCACATTGCGGCTGGCCAGGAAGTAGTCGGTCGAGGTTTTCTTCCGCCGCGAGAAGTAATAGGCAATGGCAAAGATGATCGCGAAATAGACCGCGATGATCGCAATATCGACGGGGGCCAACGCCCGGTGCGTCACTTCTCCAGCAGATGGGTTCATGTCATTCTCCGGATGCGGGTTTGGAAGACCGATCCAGTCTTGTGATCTTTTGCTGAACGCGTGGGACTATATCAGGTTTCCGGCATGGAGGGTATATGAGGGAGACGCTTAAAAAGGTCGGGTTATCGCGAGTCAATTGGACTTGAGCAGATCATCACGGCAAAAGAAAAGGGCAGGGGAATGGAGATATCCCCCTGCCCTAGAGATCCTTAGAACGAGAAGCGAATGGCAAATTCAATCTGGCGTTCGGAGCTCAGCCGAGTGTCGAGAATCTGGCCTCTTTGACCAACATTGGTGATATCGCCATTGGGCTGCGCAAATTGGGGAGTGTTGGTGAAGTTATAGAACTGCGCGCGGAACTGGGTCACATAGCGCTCCTTGAACTTGAAGTTCTTGAAGATGGAAAGGTCCAGGTTGCTGGTTCCCGGTCCCGTCAAGAGGTTTCGTGCGACGTTCCCCGCCCGAAGTCTAATGTTCGTAACTTGGTTGGTGGGCGGTATCTGAAATGCACTGACATCAAAGTACTGACCCGTGGTGAACTGATTGTTCGGCTCGCGAATCTGATCGGGATGAGTATTCGGAGTTCCCTGTGCAGTCAGGTCAAACGGCAGACCACTCTGGAAGGTGAGAATGCCGTTGAGTTGCCAGCCGCCGAGGAGGGCTTCGACAGCGCCCGACCAGTCGTGACCATACGTTTTTCCGCGGCCAAAGGGGAGTTCGTACAGCGTGCTGAAGGTAAAGCGTTGCCGCACATCCAGGCTCGAGTTGCCGCGCTCCAGGCGAAGGTTATTGAAATCAACCGCGTTGCCGTTCCCCTGGTCAAAAGCACCGGGGGAGTCGTCAATGGCATGAGCCCACGTGTACGCCATGGTGAACTGCCAGCCTGCGGTGAAGCGATGCTCAAGCCGGGTTTGTAAGGCATGGTAGATGGAATTGCCAATCGTGTCCTGAACGTTCACGTTTCCCCCCAGGCTCGGGAAATTGCTCGTTCCGGGAGGAGCATTGTAAAACTGCCGATTAAAGTTGTAATAGGTGGTTAGCCGAGTCCCCTTGGTCCCGACATAGCCCACGGACAGCGCCGTATTAGCGCCCAATTCTCGCTGGATTTGCAGGTTCCACTCCTGAACATAGGAATTCCGATTGCTCGGCAGCGCTTCGAACACGGTCACGTTCTGGGGATTGTTCAGATTGACGTTGTTCACATTGCCTTGAGGCAAGGGTCCGGTGGCAAGACGCGAATCATTGCTGTTCAAGGGCGCCTGGCCGGAGAGTGTCATGCGGAATCCGTTGTTGTATGAGAAGGAAGAGAATCCGCTGAAGGGTGGATTCTGCGCCAACTGGTTGTCGATACCCCCTCGGTCCACGAAATAGAAGATGCCGTAGCCGCCCCGCAGTACCGTCTTGCCATGCCCTGTGAGGTCGTAGGCAAAGCCGAAGCGGGGAGCAAAGTTGTTTTTATCGGTGGGAACGAAGCTCCGGGAGGCGCCTCCCTGGCCTGCCAGCAAAAGCTTCCCCGTCGTGATGTCAAAATTCGCTTGGCGGTCGGCGACCTCCACCGGCCAGGTATACAGGTCATAGCGCAGTCCAAGGTTCAAGGTGAGTCGGTGGCTGACCTTCCAATCGTCCTGGACGAAATAGCCGGTCTCCCAGTTTCGGGTTCCCACCATGCCGAAGGGCGGGCCGATGTCATATTGCTGCACGAAGCCCGCCAGAAGGTCTGACACTTCGTAATGAGTTGGGCTCGAACCCCCGCCATCTCCGAAGAGGACAAAGAACCCCTTGCCGCGGTTCGGGCGAAAGAGGTTTACTTGACGACGGATAATACTGGCGCCAAACTTCAAGTTATGGGCGCCCTTGACCCAGGACAGGGTGTCGGAATATTGAAAGCTATTCTGTGGAACCAGAAAAGGTCCGAAATCCCCCGTGAATTCGATCTGATTGTTGAACCCTCCGATCAGGGCTCCTCCCCCCAGCAGGGGGCTGGTGTTGGCATTGGGGATGCCCAGGTTCGCGGAGATCTGCTGGTCCTGGAATGGAGGAGTGAAACCATACCGCGTGCGAATATACCCGAACCGGAATTCGTTGACCAGCGAGTTAGAGAAGGTATGCGTTTCGTTGAGGGCGAGACCACGGGGGTTACTAGGGTTCGTTCCAGAGCCGAAACCCGCGGGCAGCGCCGGCAATCGAGAACTCGTCACCGAACTGTCCTGTCCGAAACTAAAGCGGCCAAACATGCTGTCCCGTGTTCCCAAAATCCAATCGACACGGGCGTCAAAATCGTTGAAATGTTGAGTCTGATTGCGCGTGACCAGAAAATTCTGGAGGACGCCGGGAGCATTCGGCAGGGGGTAAGCATTCAAATACTTCTGCGCGACAGGGTTAATCCGGTTCGGGGGAATGATATTCCCGGAGAAACAGCCACTCTGCTGCCTCGGATCATTAGAGACGCACGGCCCCGACAGCAGTGGGTCCTTGATAAGAATCGGGTTGGGCCCCGATAGCAATTCCGAGAAATCCCCATTTCTCATCTTGGGAGTGGGTACCGTGGCCCGATCCAGTCCCAGGGGGAACAACTGGCGGAGTCCCTGATAATCGAAGAAGAAGAACACCTTGTCTTTGATGATGGGGCCGCCAATCGTGCCCCCGAATTGATTTCGGCGGAACTCGCTTTTGCAGTCCTTGCCGGGAGGGCAAGTCGCCCGGATGAAGGTTCGAGTCGCATCCAAATTATCATTACGCAGAAATTCAAAGACGGTCCCATGCAGGGAGTTGGTTCCCGATTTGATGGAGGTGCTCACCACACCCCCACCCGCACGACCGAACTCTGCGGGCGCAATGCTGGTGTCGACTCGAAACTCCTCGATGGCCTCCGCAGGAGGGAAGAAGATGATCGTGTTGACAAGCGATTCGTTGTTGTCAATGCCGTCCAGGATGAAGTTGTTGGCCTGCGGCCGTAAGCCGTTCACCGAAAGCGATGCACCGCCGACATTGCTGAAGCGGAAAGTCTCTGAGTTGCCACGACCCCCTGAGGCATCGCCGTCTATTACGCCACGGGTGACTCCAGGAACCAAGGTGGCCAACTGCGTAAAGTTGCGGCCGTTGAGTGGGAGCTCAGTGACTTGTCGCCCCACCACCACATCGCTGATAGTGGAACTGGCACTCTCTACCAGGGGCACGTCCGCCGTCACCTCGACGCTGGTGGTGATGTCGCCGGGTTGAAGTTGAAAGTTCACAGGGGCAATCTGGGAAACCTGGAGCGTGATTTCCTGAGTCACCGCCTTGAAGCCCTGCATTTTGACTTCGACTTTGTAATGTCCGGGAGGCAGAGCAGGGACTGAGTAATCTCCCGCCCCACCGCTTTCCACCGTCACGGAGCGTCCTGTACCCAAGCTGGTGACGGTTATAGTCGCCCCGTTCACAACCGCGCCCTGGGCATCCGTGATAGTTCCTTGAAGGCGGGCGGTGTCAGTCTGAGCCAGGCTGATGGTTGTGTAACTCAACAAAAACATAAACGCCAGTAATCCTATTAACGTGCGTCGGTTCATGGGACACCTCCTGAAGTTTGTGTCTACCCCTCAATGATTCTTGAATCTTCGGGATGAACATCAGCGAACAGTGACGCAAGAGCCAATCGAGTTACTTGCCGATAATTCCGAATGAAAAGACCCCGATCGTCATGGCCGCGTTTGGTTCTTGTAAATAGTCAGCGAGGTGGAATCAATGCCGACCAGACTAAAGATCAGGGTCAAGTGAATAGGGATTCCAGTTGCAGGGTGGAGAACCATAATTTTATGAATTCGATTCAGCAACTTTAATGCCCGTCGGATCGCCGACTCTTGTGTGCTCAGAAGGAAGCGCGATCGTGCAGGCGAAGACTTCGCAAGAGACCATCCTTCATCGCATTGGCCGCCAAAGTTGAACACAGCACGAATCCATACTGGGAGGGAATCTCCCTCCTTCTTAGGATTCGAGACTCAACTTACGAGACAGATCATGCAATGCATGACAAAAATCTGTCACGGAACACACCGCTGCTGGTTATGCTAAAGTGCCTTCACTTTTCCTGCCAATGTTCGGGCACAATCGAAAGATGCATGTAATTCCAAGGAAACAAATGAGGAAAATTGTTTTTTGCGCTCAGGCAAGCATTGGAAATGGGGGGTGGATTTCCCACAAAATACAAGAATCCATGAAACATATTCCATTTTTGGAATTCTTCTCGCGCCGGGAGAATTCAAGGGGAGGGATTAGCCGTTCTCGCGCCCTTAACAGGACCGTCTGGTCCCCCATCGAATCCCGGAATTTCTGTTCCTTCTTTTAGGAATAACGATGGACCCCCGGCAAAGAGGCAAGTACTTCCTCTGGATCCTTGGATTAATCGGTTCGATCGGACGAGGCGGCCCGCCAGGGGATCGTTCCATCGCATGTAGAGGTTTTTTTCTTTTCTTATTCCCATCCGAATCTGTTTGAAATGCCGATCGAAGGTGGCGGGTATGACCTTGCGAGGAAATGGAAAACCTCTTAGAATCGGCCCGTGAAATTAGCCCGATCAAGCGGCATTCTGCTGCATCCCACCTCTCTCCCCGGACGGTTTGGTATCGGCGATTTTGGTCCGGCTGCATACCGTTTCGCGGATTTTCTGGCAGGATCCAGTCAACATGTTTGGCAGATGTTGCCCCTGGGACCCACTGGTTATGGGGATTCCCCTTATCAATGTTTTTCTGCCTTTGCGGGGAACCCCCTCCTGATCAGCCTGGAGAAGCTTGTGGAGATGGGAATTCTGTCGTCGAAGGATTTGGAGGGCGCACCGCAGTTTCCGGCCCACGAGGTGGATTATGGGAGGGTGATCGATTTTAAGGTCGGGCTGCTCAAGAAGGCCTATCACAATTTCAAGAGCGAGGCATCCGAGAGTGGGCGAGGTGATCTCGAAGCTTTTTCTCGAATCAATGCCTGGTGGCTTGATGACTACAGCCTGTTCATGGCAGTCAAGGAGGCTCACGCCGCGGCCGTATGGACGCGATGGGATGCACCCATCGCCATGCGTCATCCCGAAGCGGTCGAGCGATGGAACAGAGAACTTGCAGACAAGGTTGAGGCCCGAAAATTCTGGCAGTATTTGTTTTTCACTCAATGGGATGCTCTGAAGCGATATTGCCACGATCGCGGAATTCGAATCATGGGCGACATTCCCATCTTCGTGGCCCACGACAGTGCCGACGTTTGGGGTCACCGGAAGCTCTTCTCTCTCGATGACCACGGCAACCCTCACATCGTGGCCGGTGTCCCGCCGGATTATTTCAGCGCGACCGGTCAGTTGTGGGGAAATCCCTTGTATCGATGGAATGTTATCGCCCGCACCGGATACAAATGGTGGGTCGACCGCTTCCGTGCTATTCTTTCGCTTGTCGATATCATCCGACTCGATCATTTCCGGGGCTTCGAAGCCTACTGGGAAATTCCCGCAGCTGAAACGACCGCCATTCATGGGCGATGGGTCAAAGGACCCGGCGCGAAGCTTTTTAAAGCGCTTCAGAAAGCGCTCGGAGAATTGCCGATTGTGGCCGAGAATTTGGGAGTCATTACCCCTGAGGTGGAACAGCTCCGGAACCAGTTTGGGTTTCCCGGGATGGCTGTCCTTCAATTTGCCTTTGGCACAGATCCGCAGGCGCCGGGCTTTCGGCCTCACAACTATCCTCGCAACTGCGTGGTGTACACAGGGACCCACGACAACGACACGACGATGGGGTGGTGGACCAGCGCAGGGACCACCGACAGCACACGCAGTTCGGAAGACATCAGGAGGGAACGAGACTTCACCCTCAAATTTCTCGGAACCGACGGAGCGGAAATGAATTGGGTTTTCATTCGCCGGGTGTTGGCTTCCGTCGCGGACCTCGCCATGATCCCTCTTCAAGATGTCCTGGGGCTGGGAAGTGAAGCCCGGATGAACCTCCCTTCGAGACCCCATGGAAACTGGCGCTGGCGCTTTACTTCAGACATGTTGACCGATCAGATTCGCGAGCGATTGAAGGAATTGACGGTGATCTACGACCGGGGGAATTAGGGGGCAGGTGTTAGGTGTCAGGGAATAGGTGATAGGTAGTAGGTGGTAGGGGAGGGAAGTCAGAGGTCGGAAGTCGGAGGTCGGAAGTCAGAGGCCAGAGGGCAGAAGCCGGAGGCCATAAACAGGAGGGCGGGTCAATGGTCATTTGTTCGGGAAGCGCGGAGATTGGAAGGCGTTTTTCTTCTGACTTCCGGCCTCTGACCTCTGACTTCATTCGGTAGTCTCATTTCCCCTGACACCCGACACCTGACACCCGACACCCGGCACCTGAAACCTTCTTGAGAAGGGAACTTATTTTGCAGAAGCCTCATTTACAATTTTGGCAAGTCTGGAACATGAGTTTCGGCTTTCTGGGCATCCAGTTTGGATGGGGGCTGCAGATGGCCAACATGAGCGCCATCTATGAATATCTGGGTGCCAAGGCGGATCAGATTCCCATCCTCTGGCTGGCGGCGCCGCTGACGGGCCTGATTGTCCAGCCGATCATCGGCAACATGAGCGACCGCACCTGGGGACGGTTGGGTCGGCGGCGGCCCTACTTCCTGACGGGAGCGATTCTCAGTTCCCTGGCCCTGATTCTGATGCCAAACTCCTCGGCACTTTGGATGGCCGCAGGGCTGCTCTGGATCCTGGAT encodes the following:
- a CDS encoding TonB-dependent receptor, producing the protein MNRRTLIGLLAFMFLLSYTTISLAQTDTARLQGTITDAQGAVVNGATITVTSLGTGRSVTVESGGAGDYSVPALPPGHYKVEVKMQGFKAVTQEITLQVSQIAPVNFQLQPGDITTSVEVTADVPLVESASSTISDVVVGRQVTELPLNGRNFTQLATLVPGVTRGVIDGDASGGRGNSETFRFSNVGGASLSVNGLRPQANNFILDGIDNNESLVNTIIFFPPAEAIEEFRVDTSIAPAEFGRAGGGVVSTSIKSGTNSLHGTVFEFLRNDNLDATRTFIRATCPPGKDCKSEFRRNQFGGTIGGPIIKDKVFFFFDYQGLRQLFPLGLDRATVPTPKMRNGDFSELLSGPNPILIKDPLLSGPCVSNDPRQQSGCFSGNIIPPNRINPVAQKYLNAYPLPNAPGVLQNFLVTRNQTQHFNDFDARVDWILGTRDSMFGRFSFGQDSSVTSSRLPALPAGFGSGTNPSNPRGLALNETHTFSNSLVNEFRFGYIRTRYGFTPPFQDQQISANLGIPNANTSPLLGGGALIGGFNNQIEFTGDFGPFLVPQNSFQYSDTLSWVKGAHNLKFGASIIRRQVNLFRPNRGKGFFVLFGDGGGSSPTHYEVSDLLAGFVQQYDIGPPFGMVGTRNWETGYFVQDDWKVSHRLTLNLGLRYDLYTWPVEVADRQANFDITTGKLLLAGQGGASRSFVPTDKNNFAPRFGFAYDLTGHGKTVLRGGYGIFYFVDRGGIDNQLAQNPPFSGFSSFSYNNGFRMTLSGQAPLNSNDSRLATGPLPQGNVNNVNLNNPQNVTVFEALPSNRNSYVQEWNLQIQRELGANTALSVGYVGTKGTRLTTYYNFNRQFYNAPPGTSNFPSLGGNVNVQDTIGNSIYHALQTRLEHRFTAGWQFTMAYTWAHAIDDSPGAFDQGNGNAVDFNNLRLERGNSSLDVRQRFTFSTLYELPFGRGKTYGHDWSGAVEALLGGWQLNGILTFQSGLPFDLTAQGTPNTHPDQIREPNNQFTTGQYFDVSAFQIPPTNQVTNIRLRAGNVARNLLTGPGTSNLDLSIFKNFKFKERYVTQFRAQFYNFTNTPQFAQPNGDITNVGQRGQILDTRLSSERQIEFAIRFSF
- the malQ gene encoding 4-alpha-glucanotransferase, with protein sequence MKLARSSGILLHPTSLPGRFGIGDFGPAAYRFADFLAGSSQHVWQMLPLGPTGYGDSPYQCFSAFAGNPLLISLEKLVEMGILSSKDLEGAPQFPAHEVDYGRVIDFKVGLLKKAYHNFKSEASESGRGDLEAFSRINAWWLDDYSLFMAVKEAHAAAVWTRWDAPIAMRHPEAVERWNRELADKVEARKFWQYLFFTQWDALKRYCHDRGIRIMGDIPIFVAHDSADVWGHRKLFSLDDHGNPHIVAGVPPDYFSATGQLWGNPLYRWNVIARTGYKWWVDRFRAILSLVDIIRLDHFRGFEAYWEIPAAETTAIHGRWVKGPGAKLFKALQKALGELPIVAENLGVITPEVEQLRNQFGFPGMAVLQFAFGTDPQAPGFRPHNYPRNCVVYTGTHDNDTTMGWWTSAGTTDSTRSSEDIRRERDFTLKFLGTDGAEMNWVFIRRVLASVADLAMIPLQDVLGLGSEARMNLPSRPHGNWRWRFTSDMLTDQIRERLKELTVIYDRGN